The Cydia splendana chromosome 8, ilCydSple1.2, whole genome shotgun sequence genome contains a region encoding:
- the LOC134793122 gene encoding VPS35 endosomal protein-sorting factor-like isoform X2, with translation MPSYYEWCSKKNRRSGKHEYPKFEVTNHPLKSNIVTAKISSSTSFIENLNKWSSAFEEVDPLLRFEQMDLAEEVLPVEVSDGGINYSKAWTSRRAVILNKYTTGEKLTIISSFLPGGEKALIRQVSNLNEKVKHRLEQLDDFDEDTVRKTMGLSQQEFVTKINVLNEEIKKAWATEQRVKAFKIAIQCSKLLSDVNVMQFYPSKFVLITDILDTFGNLVFARLKERSYGAKVTKKDQDIDPTEVPDAAKETCQNWLFKMASIRELLPRLYMEMALLKCYSFIAKDEIKPAIARLTKMIRGIGNPLVATYLRLYLCKVASSLLGKECEEFFYSNLKEFLEEYQQIFQPAIRKKYEVQLLTLDRYLSLYVPAVDWLMYGTVNSNKCKLTLLEDLLQKCENMENNELLLYCLVSAFDSTSVNKKSTEILEMVQSSAEKMVMLSEILTALGEHLCAADSYHQVASESLIQTWWKIANNMKATTSFLQVLAPWLQFACMHLSTQHVNIILRGTIRYMIKCGKPADEFSGSFQFVVRRMLNSIPDVEELFLMDAFMPLVELVQTSNARTMMAKTVLSIFFAKYKLVQIEDPIVIGSLMRLCCILHESINAVIVEDEVKVCAELITKYVHAVSHDDPEQQLNFYVQIRAAFIKLDAVLMALVHCVNALGARSTAGGRGWLQRACAAYCFVTVPSLHCPLARAQLYLLSGQAALLNNCVGQAEANFKALISLIPDIPEFIMEDGQKKMTNFKVSSLISDFLSTLLIMPDNMDSSVKAYILSGFIKTMERIHWRKTDPVYYMSLLRTLDLLCEMTRETYAYGIEGVLSNDKLYGSEAEYIDSIEKYSTNICQELLVVLKSLGDAKETRKQHDLALEVFWRVVRRGDLDNSSMANLAANLWMLSQKLQDTNQRLSKSMLMTLKNDNSRATQQLLQKLQESA, from the exons ATGCCTAGTTACTACGAATG GTGTTCAAAGAAAAATCGTAGAAGTGGTAAACATGAATACCCTAAATTTGAAGTAACTAATCATCCACTTAAATCGAATATTGTAACAGCA aaaataaGTTCAAGTACAAGCTTTATAGAAAACTTGAATAAATGGAGTTCTGCATTTGAAGAGGTTGATCCCCTACTTAGGTTTGAGCAAATGGACTTGGCAGAG GAGGTGCTACCTGTGGAAGTATCTGATGGCGGCATAAATTATTCAAAGGCTTGGACATCCAGACGTGCCGTTATTCTCAACAAATATACTACTGGAGAAAAATTGACTATTATCAGCAGTTTTCTTCCAGGTGGCGAAAaag CTCTTATTCGCCAGGTTTCCAATTTAAATGAGAAAGTAAAGCACAGGCTTGAACAGCTGGATGACTTTGATGAAGACACTGTGCGAAAAACAATGGGTTTATCGCAGCAGGAATTTGTCACCAAAATCAATGTGCTGAATGAAGAAATCaaaaag gCATGGGCTACTGAACAACGCGTCAAAGCATTCAAAATCGCGATTCAATGTTCTAAATTATTATCTGACGTGAATGTAATGCAATTCTATCCCAGCAAGTTTGTATTGATCACTGATATTTTAGACACATTTGGTAATCTAGTGTTTGCTAGACTTAAAGAGCGGAGCTATGG CGCCAAAGTGACAAAAAAAGACCAAGACATTGACCCCACTGAGGTTCCTGATGCTGCCAAGGAAACATGTCAGAATTGGCTATTCAAAATGGCTTCAATAAGAGAGTTGTTGCCGAGGTTGTACATGGAAATGGCTTTACTAAAGTGCTACTCATTTATTGCCAAAGACGAAATAAAGCCAGCCATTGCAAGGCTCACTAAGATGATCAGAGGCATAGGCAACCCATTGGTTGCTACCTACCTGAGGCTATACCTCTGCAAAGTTGCTTCTAGTTTACTGGGGAAAGAATGTGAGGAATTCTTTTATAGCAATTTGAAAGAATTTCTTGAGGAATATCAACAG ATTTTTCAACCAGCCATTCGAAAAAAATATGAAGTCCAGTTATTAACCCTTGACAGGTACTTGAGCCTGTATGTGCCAGCAGTTGACTGGTTGATGTATGGGACTGTCAATTCCAACAAATGTAAGCTAACTCTATTAGAGGACTTGCTACAAAAGTGCGAGAACATGGAAAATAA CGAGTTATTACTGTACTGTCTGGTTTCGGCTTTTGATTCTACAAGCGTTAATAAGAAATCTACCGAAATATTGGAAATGGTGCAGAGTTCCGCAGAGAAAATGG TAATGCTAAGTGAAATCCTGACGGCCTTGGGCGAGCACCTGTGCGCCGCCGACAGCTACCACCAGGTGGCGTCCGAGTCGCTGATACAAACGTGGTGGAAGATCGCCAACAACATGAAGGCGACCACCAGCTTCCTTCAAGTGCTGGCTCCTTGGCTACAGTTTGCTTGCATGCATCTATCA ACGCAACACGTGAATATCATCCTCCGCGGGACCATCAGGTACATGATCAAATGCGGGAAGCCCGCTGATGAGTTCTCTGGGAGCTTCCAATTTGTTGTTCGGCGGATGTTGAACTCGATACCAGACGTCGAGGAGCTATTTTTGATG GATGCTTTCATGCCGCTTGTGGAACTCGTACAAACGTCCAACGCTCGCACAATGATGGCCAAAACGGTTCTGTCTATATTCTTTGCCAAGTACAAATTGGTACAGATAGAGGACCCCATCGTCATCGGGAGCTTAATGCGCCTCTGCTGTATACTGCACGAGTCTATCAA CGCTGTGATAGTGGAGGACGAAGTGAAGGTGTGCGCGGAGCTGATCACGAAGTACGTGCACGCCGTGAGCCACGACGACCCGGAGCAGCAGCTTAACTTCTACGTCCAGATCCGCGCCGCCTTCATCAAGCTGGACGCCGTGCTGATGGCTCTCGTTCAC TGTGTAAACGCGCTGGGCGCGCGCAGCACGGCAGGAGGGCGCGGCTGGCTGCAGCGCGCGTGCGCCGCGTACTGCTTCGTGACGGTGCCGTCGCTGCACTGCCCGCTCGCGCGCGCGCAGCTCTACCTGCTGTCCGGGCAGGCGGCGCTGCTCAATAACTGCGTCGGACAAG CGGAAGCAAATTTCAAAGCGCTCATCAGTTTAATACCAGACATTCCCGAATTCATCATGGAGGATGGTCAAAAGAAAATGACCAACTTTAAAGTTAGCAGTCTGATCAGTGACTTCCTCTCTACTCTTCTCATAATGCCG GACAACATGGACAGCAGTGTGAAAGCTTACATACTGAGCGGGTTCATCAAAACCATGGAGAGAATCCACTGGAGGAAGACCGACCCGGTGTATTACATGTCACTTCTGCGCACGCTCGATCTGCTCTGTGAAATGACTCGTGAAACTTATGCTTATGGCATTGAAGGAG TATTATCCAATGACAAGTTATACGGATCTGAGGCCGAGTACATAGACAGCATCGAAAAGTATTCCACCAACATATGCCAAGAACTCCTAGTCGTGTTGAAATCGCTGGGCGACGCCAAGGAGACTCGGAAACAGCACGACCTGGCCCTGGAAGTGTTCTGGAGAGTTGTGCGACGAGGTGACCTGGACAATAGCTCGATGGCTAACCTGGCAGCAAATTTGTGGATGCTGTCGCAAAAATTACAGGATACGAATCAAAGGCTTtct AAATCCATGTTAATGACCTTGAAGAATGATAACAGCAGAGCCACTCAACAGCTTCTTCAAAAACTACAGGAGAGCGCGTGA
- the LOC134793122 gene encoding VPS35 endosomal protein-sorting factor-like isoform X1, whose translation MPSYYEWCSKKNRRSGKHEYPKFEVTNHPLKSNIVTAKISSSTSFIENLNKWSSAFEEVDPLLRFEQMDLAEEVLPVEVSDGGINYSKAWTSRRAVILNKYTTGEKLTIISSFLPGGEKVSSFSALIRQVSNLNEKVKHRLEQLDDFDEDTVRKTMGLSQQEFVTKINVLNEEIKKAWATEQRVKAFKIAIQCSKLLSDVNVMQFYPSKFVLITDILDTFGNLVFARLKERSYGAKVTKKDQDIDPTEVPDAAKETCQNWLFKMASIRELLPRLYMEMALLKCYSFIAKDEIKPAIARLTKMIRGIGNPLVATYLRLYLCKVASSLLGKECEEFFYSNLKEFLEEYQQIFQPAIRKKYEVQLLTLDRYLSLYVPAVDWLMYGTVNSNKCKLTLLEDLLQKCENMENNELLLYCLVSAFDSTSVNKKSTEILEMVQSSAEKMVMLSEILTALGEHLCAADSYHQVASESLIQTWWKIANNMKATTSFLQVLAPWLQFACMHLSTQHVNIILRGTIRYMIKCGKPADEFSGSFQFVVRRMLNSIPDVEELFLMDAFMPLVELVQTSNARTMMAKTVLSIFFAKYKLVQIEDPIVIGSLMRLCCILHESINAVIVEDEVKVCAELITKYVHAVSHDDPEQQLNFYVQIRAAFIKLDAVLMALVHCVNALGARSTAGGRGWLQRACAAYCFVTVPSLHCPLARAQLYLLSGQAALLNNCVGQAEANFKALISLIPDIPEFIMEDGQKKMTNFKVSSLISDFLSTLLIMPDNMDSSVKAYILSGFIKTMERIHWRKTDPVYYMSLLRTLDLLCEMTRETYAYGIEGVLSNDKLYGSEAEYIDSIEKYSTNICQELLVVLKSLGDAKETRKQHDLALEVFWRVVRRGDLDNSSMANLAANLWMLSQKLQDTNQRLSKSMLMTLKNDNSRATQQLLQKLQESA comes from the exons ATGCCTAGTTACTACGAATG GTGTTCAAAGAAAAATCGTAGAAGTGGTAAACATGAATACCCTAAATTTGAAGTAACTAATCATCCACTTAAATCGAATATTGTAACAGCA aaaataaGTTCAAGTACAAGCTTTATAGAAAACTTGAATAAATGGAGTTCTGCATTTGAAGAGGTTGATCCCCTACTTAGGTTTGAGCAAATGGACTTGGCAGAG GAGGTGCTACCTGTGGAAGTATCTGATGGCGGCATAAATTATTCAAAGGCTTGGACATCCAGACGTGCCGTTATTCTCAACAAATATACTACTGGAGAAAAATTGACTATTATCAGCAGTTTTCTTCCAGGTGGCGAAAaag TTAGTTCCTTTTCAGCTCTTATTCGCCAGGTTTCCAATTTAAATGAGAAAGTAAAGCACAGGCTTGAACAGCTGGATGACTTTGATGAAGACACTGTGCGAAAAACAATGGGTTTATCGCAGCAGGAATTTGTCACCAAAATCAATGTGCTGAATGAAGAAATCaaaaag gCATGGGCTACTGAACAACGCGTCAAAGCATTCAAAATCGCGATTCAATGTTCTAAATTATTATCTGACGTGAATGTAATGCAATTCTATCCCAGCAAGTTTGTATTGATCACTGATATTTTAGACACATTTGGTAATCTAGTGTTTGCTAGACTTAAAGAGCGGAGCTATGG CGCCAAAGTGACAAAAAAAGACCAAGACATTGACCCCACTGAGGTTCCTGATGCTGCCAAGGAAACATGTCAGAATTGGCTATTCAAAATGGCTTCAATAAGAGAGTTGTTGCCGAGGTTGTACATGGAAATGGCTTTACTAAAGTGCTACTCATTTATTGCCAAAGACGAAATAAAGCCAGCCATTGCAAGGCTCACTAAGATGATCAGAGGCATAGGCAACCCATTGGTTGCTACCTACCTGAGGCTATACCTCTGCAAAGTTGCTTCTAGTTTACTGGGGAAAGAATGTGAGGAATTCTTTTATAGCAATTTGAAAGAATTTCTTGAGGAATATCAACAG ATTTTTCAACCAGCCATTCGAAAAAAATATGAAGTCCAGTTATTAACCCTTGACAGGTACTTGAGCCTGTATGTGCCAGCAGTTGACTGGTTGATGTATGGGACTGTCAATTCCAACAAATGTAAGCTAACTCTATTAGAGGACTTGCTACAAAAGTGCGAGAACATGGAAAATAA CGAGTTATTACTGTACTGTCTGGTTTCGGCTTTTGATTCTACAAGCGTTAATAAGAAATCTACCGAAATATTGGAAATGGTGCAGAGTTCCGCAGAGAAAATGG TAATGCTAAGTGAAATCCTGACGGCCTTGGGCGAGCACCTGTGCGCCGCCGACAGCTACCACCAGGTGGCGTCCGAGTCGCTGATACAAACGTGGTGGAAGATCGCCAACAACATGAAGGCGACCACCAGCTTCCTTCAAGTGCTGGCTCCTTGGCTACAGTTTGCTTGCATGCATCTATCA ACGCAACACGTGAATATCATCCTCCGCGGGACCATCAGGTACATGATCAAATGCGGGAAGCCCGCTGATGAGTTCTCTGGGAGCTTCCAATTTGTTGTTCGGCGGATGTTGAACTCGATACCAGACGTCGAGGAGCTATTTTTGATG GATGCTTTCATGCCGCTTGTGGAACTCGTACAAACGTCCAACGCTCGCACAATGATGGCCAAAACGGTTCTGTCTATATTCTTTGCCAAGTACAAATTGGTACAGATAGAGGACCCCATCGTCATCGGGAGCTTAATGCGCCTCTGCTGTATACTGCACGAGTCTATCAA CGCTGTGATAGTGGAGGACGAAGTGAAGGTGTGCGCGGAGCTGATCACGAAGTACGTGCACGCCGTGAGCCACGACGACCCGGAGCAGCAGCTTAACTTCTACGTCCAGATCCGCGCCGCCTTCATCAAGCTGGACGCCGTGCTGATGGCTCTCGTTCAC TGTGTAAACGCGCTGGGCGCGCGCAGCACGGCAGGAGGGCGCGGCTGGCTGCAGCGCGCGTGCGCCGCGTACTGCTTCGTGACGGTGCCGTCGCTGCACTGCCCGCTCGCGCGCGCGCAGCTCTACCTGCTGTCCGGGCAGGCGGCGCTGCTCAATAACTGCGTCGGACAAG CGGAAGCAAATTTCAAAGCGCTCATCAGTTTAATACCAGACATTCCCGAATTCATCATGGAGGATGGTCAAAAGAAAATGACCAACTTTAAAGTTAGCAGTCTGATCAGTGACTTCCTCTCTACTCTTCTCATAATGCCG GACAACATGGACAGCAGTGTGAAAGCTTACATACTGAGCGGGTTCATCAAAACCATGGAGAGAATCCACTGGAGGAAGACCGACCCGGTGTATTACATGTCACTTCTGCGCACGCTCGATCTGCTCTGTGAAATGACTCGTGAAACTTATGCTTATGGCATTGAAGGAG TATTATCCAATGACAAGTTATACGGATCTGAGGCCGAGTACATAGACAGCATCGAAAAGTATTCCACCAACATATGCCAAGAACTCCTAGTCGTGTTGAAATCGCTGGGCGACGCCAAGGAGACTCGGAAACAGCACGACCTGGCCCTGGAAGTGTTCTGGAGAGTTGTGCGACGAGGTGACCTGGACAATAGCTCGATGGCTAACCTGGCAGCAAATTTGTGGATGCTGTCGCAAAAATTACAGGATACGAATCAAAGGCTTtct AAATCCATGTTAATGACCTTGAAGAATGATAACAGCAGAGCCACTCAACAGCTTCTTCAAAAACTACAGGAGAGCGCGTGA
- the LOC134793168 gene encoding mpv17-like protein, with amino-acid sequence MTVYSKCKVLFKKYPLLRGMASYSIIWPTSSLIQQTFEGKDLESYDWWRCARYGLYGSCYVAPTLYTWLTVASIMWPGNTIRAGIIKTFVETITYTPCAMCSFYFGMSLLEMKPLNEAIAEVQSKFWPTYKVGASVWPAVAMINFCLIPARNRVPFISLCSLVWTCFLAYMKHLEKEKVPESIMPSSTKLLKIHI; translated from the exons ATGACTGTTTATAGTAAATGCAAAGTGCTTTTCAAGAAGTATCCTCTTTTACGAGGAATGGCATCTTATAGTATCATCTGGCCTACATCCAgcctcatacaacaaacgttcGAGGGCAAGgatttag AAAGCTATGACTGGTGGAGGTGTGCTCGTTATGGCCTGTACGGGTCCTGCTATGTTGCACCTACACTTTACACTTGGTTGACAGTTGCCAGCATAATGTGGCCTGGAAATACAATAAGAGCTGGCATTATTAag ACATTTGTTGAAACTATCACATACACACCATGTGCAAtgtgtagtttttattttggAATGAGTCTTTTGGAAATGAAGCCTCTGAATGAAGCTATCGCAGAAGTGCAATCCAAATTCTGGCCTACATATAAG gttGGAGCATCAGTTTGGCCCGCTGTAGCCATGATCAACTTCTGCCTCATCCCCGCGAGGAACCGGGTGCCCTTCATCAGCCTATGCAGTCTGGTATGGACCTGCTTCCTGGCCTACATGAAACATTTAGAGAAGGAAAAGGTTCCTGAAAGTATAATGCCATCATCTACTAAACTCCTCAAAATTCATATATAA